CTATATATGGATTAGATTTGTTTTAAAATGTTGCTGTCTTCCTTTCCATGGAAACGTAATTATTTTTACTCACAGAACagtaaaatatcataaatatgtgTATATAATTAACTGAAACAACTATCCTTTTACGTCATTGAGTTGACTCAAAAGTCAGTCCTTTGCTTGGCCCTTAGGTTACGAGCTTCTGCTGGATTTCTCGGTCATGTTCTGTGAAATGACAGAATGTAACTTGACCTTTTGTAACGGCTGCTTGAAATATTAGTGACATTTGAAATCTTCTGAAGCTGAATTATATCTTGAAGAACATCATATTAGTGACATTATAGGTCTTATGCAATACTAATCTTTTCGTTGTTTCCAAAGTTCTCCAAGCACTTTTGTAGCTTTACAATTCTACTTGCTTTCTTGAGGAACTACAATCCGAGTAAAAAGTCAAGCATCTTTTCTCTGATATGATCCCACTGTTTACCTAACAGGATGGTGATGCTAAACCTAGGACTTCAGGTACAAGGCTTGCTGCTTCATACGTTAACTTCTACATTGCCAATGGCGCAATTATTACTCCGCAATTTGGGGATAAAAAATGGGATGAAGAAGCTATTAGAGTCCTCTCACTGGCATTTCCAGATCATGAGGTAAGCAAAGAACTTGGTCTGGTTACTATTTGCAATGGTCATTAGTCATTCAACATAATGGGTAGAGCCGTATGCAAAATTACCATGCACCTTGCAGTAACGCTGCAGTTCATGACCTAGAATGATCTCAGTTCATCAGGAAATAAAATGACCTCCTCAtatttatcaataataataataatcataataacaataatataagccgagggtctttcggaaacagcctctctactccttcggggtaggggtaaggtctgcgtacacactaccctccccagaccccattaatgGGATTtgactgggttgttgttgttgttgttgttgttgttgttgttgttataataacaattaaaagGATTCCTTGTCATGAGAAAGAGTCCTTATAGAAGGATGTTTAAGAGAAACGTATAACAATGCAGTGAAAGAAAAAAGGACAAAGACCAGGCTTTAGTGCATTTTAGATAATGACGATTGATATGCTTAGCATTCATGTGCTTAGGAGTGTAATTGTTAAACCTACTTTACATACATGCACAGAGTTAGCTCCATTATCATTTAGCACTGTAGACTGTAGACTAGGTGTTGTAATTGAGAGATGTGTTAATGCGTACATAATTATGTCAAACTTTCATCGCAACCACTACAGTCGCCACTACATTTGAAATATGCATTAGAAACGACTAAACTGATTGTACTCTCATCGGAGGTGGGTGGAAAATTCATGTTTCAACTCAAATTCTTGCACCCCATATCTCCTCATGTTTCAGTTATAAATCTGCTGTCCCTCCAGAACTCATGCAAATTGAAAATGGTTGGTGGCAGGTGGTAGGAATTGAAGGTGCAAGGGAGATTGTATTGGGAGGTGGAAATATACATTGTATCACGCAGCAGCAGCCAAGCGGCCCAGAATATTCACCCAAGATTTTAAATGGTTCCACATCTTAGCAGAGGGATAACTAATATTTGGCATGTGCAAGTGATAACATGGAGCTGTCCGTAATCTGGCTAATATCAGAGATTCTATGAATGATATCCTTACTTGACATCTGGTAGATGaactttattttatgtattttgctTTTTCTTTCAAGATATGGTGTTACTCGCTTATTGAGGACATGACCATGGATAGAAAGGGGTGGAGGTTGAGAATAAAGGTTAAGGGTTAGGTAGTCGAGTGTTGTCTTTGTTTGTAACAGTAGCTTTGATACACCACTTGGTGTTTTCGTGTTTTTTCGTATCCCTAGACTTCTGTTACTACTTGCTGTTGTCTTTTGTTTCGGTTTTCTGATCGCATTACCTATTGCTAGTTTTGTATTTTCGCTTCGGTTGTTAGATCGATTTGCTTGTTATTGCCCCTTCCCTTTTCCCGGTctaccggaaacagcctctctgccttcttaaaggcaggggtaaggtctgtctatactctaccctccccagaccccacttatggaaTTTACACTGGGTTGTTGCCTTTTCTTTCAAGATTCTGGAGTGCAAGAATAATATCTGAGAGAGACTTCTCCAAAGAAGAGCACTGTATTGTTGGATCTGGATTCTTTTCGGGTTACAACACaaattgttttttttatattttttttttaacaaattgcTTCTTAATAGAGGTTTTTGGTAAGCTATAGACTTCACTGAAATTTAGATGCAGATTGTCATACTGACTCTAGCTTGCTTCTTGGTTCAAATATTGACCAAAAGGAAAGTAGGAACGAAATTAGATACCATGTTATGTACATGTCTCTATTTGAGGTGGTATACCATTAAAATTATACGTGTGATAAACAAACTATCACTAATGTGCAGATTGAGTTAGGGTGTAATATCAATTTTGATTTCGGGGTTGCAACTGAATCAGTAATTGTCAGGCATTTGTCACCTTGAGGTTTATAACGATTTTTGCTATATCGGTATAGTTTAACCTATTGTAGAAGCTTTCACAGTGAGTCAAATTTTACCTGTAATTATTTTATGACTGACTTGTGTAAATACATTTTTTACAACGGTCAATACGTATAATTTAAAGTCTAAATTTTTTTATGCTCTAGGCTATGCCATTGGCTCCATCCTTTCAATTTAACGATGTAGATTATTTTTGTGGTATTGCAAAAATGTTCCACATGATTTGACcaaaattttctttttgttcaaCTCGACCATCGGTAGCAATTCTGATAATATTTGAAGCTGAGTCATTTTTTCGATTTCATTcgataattctttttttttttaccgaATTATGAACACCCCCAGTATTTTTAGGTAATCTTTGGAGAAAAAAATGATAATGATCCCTCATAATTGAGATGACCAGCTATTTTTTTCACTTAATATGTAAGATCAAGGAATTTTACTGTCTCGTTCAAAATGTAAAAACAGATATTTTTTCCAAATCCAAAATCTTATGGTGGTTAAGTAAAATTTATCTTGGAAAGTAATCTAAAataatcaaattctaaaaatctgttttttttttaatttaaaaagtacCTCAAATTACCTCTCAAGCCAATGGGAATGGAAGGTATAAAAATCAACAAATTAGACATTGTGGTAGATCCGAGAAAGAAGTTAACTTGTACAGTTGTACTAGTTTCTACTACAAGCATCACATCAATTGTATCCCAAATCTCAAACAAAGCAATAAATACTTATAACACAAAGAGAAACACAGCGTTTAATACATACATAGGAAATAGGTGTGAGATCCAGGGAAAGAGGAGAAAGAAAAAAGTCAGAGAGAGAACGAGAAGGAGCTGACCATTGATTGAGAGAGCAAAGAAAATGGGATGCTCGTTCTCCGGACTGAATGCTTTGTACGACGGTGCAAATGGTGGAGGGGATGTTTGGATCAATGAGAATCGGTTCAGGATTCTCAAGCAATTAGGGGAAGGTGGTTTGGACAATGTGTTCATCGTCAAGGAGATTATCTCTGACCCTTCTAACCCTGGCTTTTCTAAGAAATTCAAAGACCCTTCTCTTGTCTCTGGTACGTATTACTACTGAATTTGTAATCTTAAATTGAAATTACATATGCCCATAGTTCGATTTATATGCAATTTTATCCAAATGGAGTGAATAGATATTGAGGATTCATATAGTAATTGGTAGTATGGGATAAAGGCATAGTAGTAGTTGTTGATGCTGAAAATTGGATCAGATTTGTGAAAATAGGAAGTTCCATTTATTGGCATTTTTCATTTCTCTTGTAATTTGACAATCGTGTCAGATTTGTGAATGATAGGGAGTTCCATTAATCTGCATTCTTTTTTTTGCTCAGTTGACAATTGAGTGAGATTTGAAAATGGGTCAATGGAGCAGAGTGAATTTTGAGGATTCTGAATCCGACTATGGGATTGAGGTGGATAGTTGAGTAGCTGTTGGTGATGACAATTGGATCAGATTTGTGAATAACAGGAAATTCTGGTTGtgatagtttttcttttcctGGAATCTGACAGTTGGGTCAGATTTGTGTATAGTAGGAAGTTTCATTTAGGGACATTTGTGCATTTTCCTTATGATCTGAGAAATGGGTCAGATTTGTAAATGGGTCTAGATTGAGCATAATGGATTGAGAGTTCTTATACCTCACACCAGCTAATTCAGATAGAggctgttgcgaccaaacacactcacgcaagtatacgcggtcgtcaagtaataaagtgactaaaagtcggatgtcgaacccacgaggacttatgattaactattaactaaattagactatcctaattatctaaacaagaattaaacctaaaaatatttgattctaaactaattaaataaaaaaatataaataatgaactttgaacagagaaagagcagattttttatgatatcaatgtaatgaaaacgatctagggttatgggctatctaacaatcatattgtattcttaaattgaattgaccgactaatttatctagcttattggttgacaaggttaatattgttcataagaatctgtcgagttcttactcgcctattcaagctaacctaacgcctatatgtctatggagttagaatcaacaagaacgcatgtataattcctgtaaatcaaccaagcaaggcaattaggtatatgtctatcctaaccacgaatccgttccccgatgcccgagttcaagaacttgccctactcaatcctatatgcaatatagaatttccactttcgagttcaattctagattcgtagataatattcaattggtgatcaagcaattaaataattaagtgcaagattgaataaataaactaatatgataaatcaagaagtcaaaatcaatatccgaataacaatagtcatgaaagaaccacaaccctagaatgtgaagtttagctccatatagacatggtagccaaacaacaaatcatacaaagaaacataaaaattactaagtttggtgggagaaagatggaacttgatgaattccggccttcacagctttgtcgtggctttttccctcttcccaatatgttagatcacctaaaggaggcgtttttggcttatatattgcgtacaaaagttgtgggccaaagctctcctattcctagtccaaatcggcttcagggattgatgctaaggtggatgcatccacctcgtcctccatttctcagcttcacatgcgagggtggatgcgacgcatccacctcgtcctctatttctcagctttgcatggGAGGGtagatgcgacgcatccaaccctagTTCCTCCATCtgagctttgcccaggtgcggatgctatggcggatgctatgggccgacttcactgctaagggtgcacgaaatctgatctttttctagattggatgcgacgcatccaatctctcttcctctacctagagcaccttttcttcatatttttgcactccaaacaccctaattcaccacacacaactcaattagtcataaaaccaataattaaaccatgttgggcattttaaagatcaaataacatcaagaagtggttaaaacatgggtaaagtaacatcaacacatatcgaaatatgccaaacatcatacagtctatccttgcaccgatcaaggTTAGATTTGTGAATAATAGGTTTTCTTGCCCGTTCCAAAATGTTTATGATTCATATTAGTTGTAGTTGTCAATGATCATGTGGGGAGGTTCTGTATCAATTGGCTCTGTGGATTTGATCTTTTCATGTCTCTGTGGTTCCAATTAGGGATCTGGAACTTGTGAGGAACTGGGATGTTTGCTACTATCCATGTTTTCTTTCCTTTGCTTGTGGAAAAAACTGCGACATAGCTTGGGTATTAGATGTTTCTATCGAttgatcatttttgaaaaatgaacTTTTGATCTATAAGCTGATGTTAGGATGATTAAGCagatattttttgtcttttgCATCCATTAGAGGCATATAAACTCCCAGAATTTGCTTATCGTTTGTGCAATTAGATATCTGCTTCTTGACATGCTCACAACATAGTGCATACTGCAGGTTTGTGCAACATTCCTCCCTAGCCCAAGTTTTCTAATCAGTAAAAGGAAATTGCATAAAAATGAGCACTTATTTTATGTACATTTTTTAACTGTTTGAAATTGAAAAGAAGATAATCCCTTGGAATCTTATCCTTTGCTTTTTATGTTTATTTTGTCTCTGGGTAGCTTTTTTGTCATTGCTCTAAATGCGAAGTTAGTTCTGCTACAATTTTCCCAGTTAGTTGGTTATATATTGTTTACTCATGGACCTGGTGGCTGGTGTTGGCAGATTTATGATTCTGTCTTTGAAAAGAATAGCGCAGACTTTGTACAATTgttgtattttcattttttttttgttccttGTAAAAATTTGAATATCGTCATGTTAACATTATAGTGTTCATGACGCATTTGTCTGAATGTTTAGATGATGGAACTTATGCCATGAAGAAAGTTCTTATTCAGAACAATGAACAGTTGGAGTTGGTGAAAGAGGAGATCCGAGTTTCCTCTCTGTTTAGCCATCCCAATCTCCTTCCTCTCCTGGATCATGCTATCATTTCGGTCAAGGTAATTACTGAAATTCCGTTGCACTTCCTTTGATCTGCACGTGAAAGAGAAAATCATTGCAGTGGTCCCTAATTTCTTCATTTAGTAATTCACTCAACTCCACGTCTAGACTATCTCTTAGCAAGAGGGCTTTTCACAATTAATTATGGACGAATTAAGTCGAGAGTGCATATCATGCAAAGCAGGTGAAGGCATGCAGAACATTTATCCTTTGCTATTCCAGGAGTCTTAGATTGCTTCAAGTAACTGAATCCCATCATATTACATGTATTTAGCTCACTTTTAAGATGAAGGTGAATTGCTAAATAAGAAAAAAGTTTGCACATGCATGAGAATTGTCAAAGATGTGTATCCCGTAGTTCCTTTCTTTTCATGGAAGGCAAAGGAAAGGGAGGAGGGGACTGGGGAGTTGCTCACAATCACAGAGCGTTCATGTCTCATTGAGTTGATACTCTTTCCAGCGGTAGTTGCTGCTTCTGGGGGTGAGAACTATGTTTGAGCAAACCATGATTTGTCATTTATGAAAAGACACGCTCTACTTTTGCTGAAAGTAGTAGGCATGCTAATCTTTCTTTCTTTGATCCTTTTCCTCTATGATATCTTCATTTGCCACTGGATTTTCTCTAAAGATATTATTTTAATTGGATATTGGATAGGCCACACAAGATCAGCCTAAGAAGCATGAGGCTTACTTGTTATTTCCAGTCCATTTGGATGGGACATTGCTGGATAATGCCAAAACCATGAAAGCAAAGAAGGAGTTCTTTTCCACTTCGGAGGTGCTTCAAATATTTCGTCAGGTGAATAATAATCAGTATGCTCTGCACAAGAGCATCTTATCATTTTCTGAGAGGAAAAAATAAAGGGTCAGTGCACATGCAATTGTGATGCCAAAAAAGATAATTGAGAAAAGGTTTATGTGCAGCTTTGTGCAGGTCTCAAGCATATGCATAACTTTGATCCACCCTATGCACATAATGATGTCAAACCTGCTAATGTACTTTTAACGCATAGAAAAGGACAGACACCTCTCGCAAAACTAATGGATTTTGGAAATGCGCGTCCTGCAAGAAGGCAAATTCGTTCTCGTTCGGAGACCCTACAGTTGCAGGTTAGTGTGGTTCTTATATTACAGATGTATCTTCTGCTCTTGTATGCCTGCGAGCTTCATGTATTTTCCTTATTGTGAATCTGGTTAGGGAGAATTTTATCGCTATTTTACTGTAAAAAAAagacagcccggtgcactaagctcccgctatgcgcggggttcggggaagggccagaccacaagggtctattgtatgcagccttaccctacatttccgcaagaggttgtttccacggctcaaacccatgacctcctggtcatATGGCAACAACTTTAATATTTTACTGTATTAACATATAAATGTTGCTTTCTTTGTTGGCTCTATTTCTTATTGTTCTCATCTTAAGCCATTCTGGTGCATATTTCATCTGCTATCATTCTGTGGTACTGTTTTATTTAGGAATGGGCATCTGAGCATGTTGCAGCACCTTTCCGCGCACCTGAATTGTGGGATTGCCCAAGCCAATGTGATATTGATGAAAGAACTGATATCTGGTCATTAGGTTGTACTTTATTTGCAATAATGTAAGACTTCTCTCTACTCTTTTGCAGATATTTGTAGCCTTTGCTGTCCAAAAGAAAGAATCTTGATTCTCTTGTTGACATATCTGTTAATTGCATCAAGATTGTCTGATAAACTGTATTTAGTTCAATCAACTCATGTAGTTAAGTAAACTCCAGTGTGAAATTTCCTGCATTTGACTGGTATATTTGTAGAATTAGTATTTTGGCGAGCATACTGATGTTAGGCATGAACTTGTATGTTTTCTGTTTCTCAAATGTTATCATGCTAGTAGTGTTCATGCATGGTAGTTTTATCGAAACATTAAGCTATCAGCTGTTTCTTCTCCTTAGATAAATCGATCTCATGTATAACACGCATATTTGACCGGTTGTAGACATCTTTAACTGTGAAATTGGTTTTTGAATAGGTCCATTTCCATGAAAAGATAATTAATAATTTCACATCTTTTCTATCTCCAGGTATGGAGTATCTCCTTTCGAGTATGCATTTGAGGAATCTGATGGAAGTCCGCAGTTGGCTATTgtaaatgcacaaataaagtggCCAACTGAGCCTAATACTTCATATCCGGACGCCCTTCACCAGTTTGTGACATGGATGCTTCAGCCACAAGCGACAGTCCGACCTCGCATAGATGATATAGTAATTCATGTTGACAAATTGATCTCAAAGTATTCCACCCTTTGAGTGATGGGAGGAGGAGATATGTTGGATTAGTTCACAGATGCATCATTCATCCATATATACATCTTAGCATGTTACAGAATCCACCATAAGATACTGTtccttatttttcattttttcttgtcAAAATGTGATAGTAAGGCACAATAGTTCATTATACTTGAGGAAAGAGAATGAGGAAAGAGGTTTTGGCAGTtgtcctttattttctttctcaaAATATTTAATGTTGAATAATCTGTATTTTTGTTCCTATGTTCCAAAGGATTTTTCTCCTTATTCTGCAAGTCTGCTGTGTGTTCCTTTGTGCCTTGCAATCAGTGACGTAGCTACATGTATTCAAGCGGTGTCAACCGACACCcattcgtcgaaaaattacaatGTGTAGCTAGACTAAAAGAAATactttttatgtatatataatatatattgacATTTGTTTGCTTTTTCGTGggtttattttgttatattttgaccCCCTTAGTAAAAATTCGTCTCTGCTTGCAATGATACATTAAAGTTTAGCTTGTTAGAAGATCACAAACCATCATGCTTGCAAAGAAAAACATGAGATAACAAAGTATCAGAAGCCATGTGTCACAAACTACAAAATTTATTTAGCAAATACTAATCCATGTTTATTATTACAAAATTTGCACAATAACTAAGTGGTCCAAATTCTTTGACAATGACTATATCATTGAAAAGACAAGTCTTGGTTTAATTAAGCTTATTATTTAAACATTTCCAAACACTTAATTAAAGACAGTTCTGATCTCAAAATCAAATCCACTT
This DNA window, taken from Nicotiana tabacum cultivar K326 chromosome 15, ASM71507v2, whole genome shotgun sequence, encodes the following:
- the LOC107793494 gene encoding uncharacterized protein LOC107793494, which translates into the protein MGCSFSGLNALYDGANGGGDVWINENRFRILKQLGEGGLDNVFIVKEIISDPSNPGFSKKFKDPSLVSDDGTYAMKKVLIQNNEQLELVKEEIRVSSLFSHPNLLPLLDHAIISVKATQDQPKKHEAYLLFPVHLDGTLLDNAKTMKAKKEFFSTSEVLQIFRQLCAGLKHMHNFDPPYAHNDVKPANVLLTHRKGQTPLAKLMDFGNARPARRQIRSRSETLQLQEWASEHVAAPFRAPELWDCPSQCDIDERTDIWSLGCTLFAIMYGVSPFEYAFEESDGSPQLAIVNAQIKWPTEPNTSYPDALHQFVTWMLQPQATVRPRIDDIVIHVDKLISKYSTL